A region of Methanocorpusculum labreanum Z DNA encodes the following proteins:
- a CDS encoding DUF371 domain-containing protein encodes MSVTEIIHCRGHKNVLGRHKSTFEITKETDLSPNGDCIIAVGADKGAMDLSPEFRKAISQETAVLRTTLTCGEHSVTILSQGSAGITLTHPTDLVWRRSCFVCPRTIAVYSDHTAALLPRELMAALKNGAELVVTLIVEEPQ; translated from the coding sequence ATGTCAGTTACCGAAATCATCCATTGTCGCGGACATAAAAATGTTTTAGGACGTCACAAAAGTACGTTCGAGATCACCAAAGAAACCGATCTTTCGCCAAACGGAGACTGTATAATTGCTGTCGGGGCTGACAAAGGGGCTATGGATTTATCCCCGGAGTTTCGAAAGGCAATTTCTCAGGAAACTGCTGTTCTTCGAACCACTCTTACCTGCGGGGAACATTCGGTAACCATCCTCTCGCAAGGGTCGGCCGGCATTACGCTTACCCATCCAACGGATCTTGTCTGGAGAAGAAGCTGTTTTGTTTGTCCCAGAACAATCGCCGTGTACAGTGATCACACCGCAGCTCTTCTTCCCCGGGAACTGATGGCTGCTTTAAAAAATGGAGCCGAACTGGTGGTTACTCTGATTGTTGAGGAACCTCAGTAA
- a CDS encoding HVO_0476 family zinc finger protein → MDNDMILLDCPVCLEETDFEILKEPPEAVVKCTVCGHVMRVTLKEPKVLTVKAVVSYGNDSHTGSIELLEGDIITVGDYLVAEVGDDSFSVEVTSIEENNARRQKLPAEKIEVLWTRLVDQVIIRASLNKGAVTIPLYENVDGNKAYTIGQITSVGGKQFRVTRIKLRKGNVITRKDKSAEAHEIKRVYGERS, encoded by the coding sequence ATGGATAACGATATGATATTACTCGACTGTCCGGTCTGCCTAGAGGAGACGGATTTTGAGATCCTCAAAGAGCCGCCGGAAGCAGTGGTAAAATGTACCGTCTGCGGACATGTTATGCGGGTCACCTTGAAAGAACCGAAGGTTTTGACCGTGAAAGCAGTCGTCAGTTATGGAAACGATTCACACACCGGTTCGATCGAACTTCTGGAAGGAGACATCATCACTGTAGGCGATTATCTGGTTGCCGAAGTCGGGGACGATTCGTTCAGCGTAGAGGTCACCTCGATCGAAGAAAATAATGCTCGCAGACAGAAACTTCCAGCAGAAAAGATCGAAGTGCTCTGGACCAGACTTGTTGATCAGGTCATCATCCGTGCATCACTGAACAAAGGTGCCGTGACGATTCCTCTCTATGAGAATGTCGACGGAAACAAAGCATATACGATCGGTCAGATCACATCGGTCGGCGGCAAACAGTTCCGCGTGACGAGAATCAAACTCCGGAAAGGAAACGTCATTACCAGAAAAGACAAATCAGCCGAGGCGCACGAGATCAAGAGAGTCTACGGCGAACGGTCATAA
- the radB gene encoding DNA repair and recombination protein RadB produces MEDAVKKISTGASGLDTLLGGGIEPRMITQFFGEAGSGKSTLCMTAAVSVLRKGLGVVYIDSEGFSIERFSQIAGASTEECAKHLYVFEPATFAEQGLMISESEQLIKSGTAGLIVLDSATALYRVEQMDTKDALSMLSRQMMVLLGIAKRYDIPVLITNQVFMDIDHHRLSGLGGTALSHISKAIIRVEKHEGFRRAVVSKHRSRPEGMSWEFVLTGTGVRDR; encoded by the coding sequence ATGGAAGACGCCGTAAAAAAAATATCAACCGGAGCCTCTGGACTTGACACCCTTCTCGGCGGCGGCATTGAGCCGCGTATGATCACCCAGTTTTTTGGAGAGGCCGGTTCGGGAAAGAGTACGCTTTGTATGACGGCAGCCGTTTCGGTGCTTCGAAAAGGTCTGGGGGTCGTCTATATCGATTCGGAAGGTTTCTCCATCGAGCGGTTTTCGCAGATAGCCGGAGCCTCTACCGAAGAGTGCGCCAAGCATCTGTATGTATTTGAGCCGGCGACCTTTGCCGAACAGGGTCTGATGATTTCAGAGTCGGAACAGCTGATCAAATCCGGGACTGCCGGACTGATCGTGCTTGACTCGGCAACTGCCCTCTACCGTGTGGAACAGATGGATACGAAAGACGCTCTTTCGATGCTTTCACGCCAGATGATGGTGCTTCTGGGAATTGCCAAGAGATATGATATTCCCGTTCTCATCACCAATCAGGTGTTCATGGACATCGATCATCACCGACTGAGCGGTCTTGGAGGAACTGCGTTGTCGCATATCTCAAAAGCGATCATCCGTGTGGAAAAACACGAGGGATTCAGACGGGCCGTCGTTTCCAAACACAGGTCCCGCCCTGAGGGTATGTCCTGGGAGTTTGTTCTCACCGGTACCGGGGTCAGGGACCGCTGA
- the xseA gene encoding exodeoxyribonuclease VII large subunit: MAGKKRTAQQKTLAFDNEESKSSLLAPITENSTLGVSDTTLSVSELAKRIREVVDCPLLTDIIVRGEITGYRPNASGHLYFSLTEQGDNPASISCVMWKYSVKNLPFSVKDGLLVQATGLVDFYPAGGRLQFIIKKMEPAVSGKAGLYLLKEQWRKELEAKGIIPRPQAEMRDPPLFPRNIGVVTSKTGSVLQDIKNVISRRYPLPILLAGTSVQGDGAEVGIVAAIRSLQDKADVIIIARGGGSFEDLFVFNHPDVVTAIRNSTVPIISAVGHETDTTLSDFAADRRVPTPSAAAETVVPDRSVLLEKLEKDRRSIHDRMSWLLSVEQKHVADLKIRVEPNRLTRKLELMHQQTAELEERIRRACLRRLSVEHEACSAWSVMIQKGVKNKITTARLVLLAQKEIILGRDPYKPLERGYALVWKEGTLVRSVKNIAKDDRLSLKLADGEITSIVESIK, encoded by the coding sequence ATGGCAGGAAAGAAGCGAACAGCGCAGCAGAAGACTCTGGCATTTGATAACGAAGAGTCCAAATCCTCGCTTCTTGCCCCGATTACGGAAAACTCAACACTCGGCGTTTCAGACACCACGCTCAGCGTGTCCGAACTTGCAAAACGGATCAGAGAAGTCGTCGACTGCCCGCTTCTTACGGACATCATCGTCAGAGGAGAGATCACCGGATATCGTCCAAATGCGTCGGGACATCTGTATTTCTCTCTTACGGAACAGGGGGATAACCCCGCCTCAATTTCCTGCGTGATGTGGAAATACTCGGTAAAAAATCTCCCGTTTTCCGTAAAAGACGGACTGCTCGTTCAGGCAACAGGTCTTGTCGATTTTTACCCGGCAGGGGGAAGACTGCAGTTCATCATAAAAAAAATGGAGCCGGCAGTTTCCGGAAAAGCTGGTCTTTATCTTTTGAAAGAGCAGTGGCGAAAAGAGCTTGAGGCAAAAGGAATTATCCCCAGACCGCAGGCGGAAATGCGCGACCCGCCACTTTTCCCGCGAAACATCGGCGTCGTTACCTCGAAGACGGGATCCGTTTTGCAGGATATCAAAAATGTGATCAGCCGAAGATATCCACTTCCGATCCTTTTAGCCGGAACATCCGTCCAGGGAGACGGGGCTGAAGTAGGGATCGTAGCTGCGATCCGGTCTCTGCAGGATAAAGCCGATGTGATTATTATTGCCCGCGGGGGAGGAAGTTTTGAAGATCTGTTCGTCTTCAATCATCCCGATGTCGTCACCGCGATCCGGAACTCGACCGTTCCGATCATCAGCGCGGTCGGCCATGAAACCGACACGACCCTTTCGGATTTTGCTGCAGACCGGAGAGTTCCGACCCCGTCTGCAGCTGCCGAGACGGTAGTTCCGGACCGGTCCGTTCTTCTTGAAAAACTTGAAAAGGATCGGCGGTCCATTCACGACAGAATGAGCTGGCTTCTCTCAGTTGAACAGAAACACGTTGCCGACCTGAAAATCAGAGTCGAACCGAACCGTCTGACCAGAAAACTGGAACTCATGCATCAGCAGACGGCTGAACTTGAAGAGCGGATCAGAAGGGCGTGCCTTCGCAGACTGTCTGTTGAGCACGAGGCATGCAGTGCATGGTCGGTGATGATTCAAAAAGGCGTGAAAAACAAAATCACCACCGCACGACTTGTCCTGCTTGCTCAAAAAGAGATCATTCTCGGACGCGACCCCTACAAACCGCTTGAACGCGGATACGCTCTTGTGTGGAAAGAAGGGACACTTGTCCGTTCCGTGAAAAATATTGCCAAAGACGATCGGCTGAGTCTGAAACTTGCCGATGGAGAGATCACCTCGATTGTGGAGAGTATCAAATGA
- a CDS encoding sugar phosphate isomerase/epimerase family protein, with product MIRLAASSMFFHEYEPPEIFAAVNKAGADTIEFWMETPTFWLRGAHASEVIEMLRLYPNFGNIAMHSPVFELNPCSFNPKVAELTAEYTLSCMHILEELGGGVLTIHPGKRTAKRPISALDKERFARYLTKVGNAAVGSSVTVALENMPPAVNAHMVTAEEMCQVLDEYSWLSFTWDYAHACLAGDPFSFPRECGEKIVNIHTSRGSKTSMHSPLAGTPEAAELKSVLSEMKYSGLMTFELEDLSFGPHSHAVCPYPFTYDEKIAILTREVNEFSDCRCI from the coding sequence ATGATTCGACTCGCTGCTTCTTCGATGTTCTTCCATGAATATGAACCACCGGAAATTTTTGCTGCAGTAAACAAAGCCGGAGCTGATACTATTGAATTCTGGATGGAGACCCCTACATTCTGGTTGAGGGGAGCGCATGCATCGGAAGTGATCGAGATGCTGCGGCTCTACCCGAATTTTGGAAATATCGCGATGCATTCCCCTGTTTTCGAACTGAATCCCTGTTCGTTCAATCCTAAAGTCGCGGAGCTCACCGCAGAATATACCTTATCCTGCATGCATATTCTGGAAGAACTCGGCGGCGGTGTTCTAACCATCCATCCGGGAAAAAGAACGGCCAAACGTCCAATAAGCGCATTGGATAAGGAACGGTTTGCCCGTTATCTTACGAAAGTGGGAAATGCTGCTGTTGGGAGTTCCGTGACCGTGGCTCTTGAAAACATGCCTCCTGCGGTGAATGCGCATATGGTGACGGCTGAAGAAATGTGCCAAGTTCTGGACGAATATTCCTGGCTCTCGTTCACGTGGGATTACGCCCATGCCTGTCTTGCAGGTGATCCGTTTTCTTTTCCCAGGGAATGCGGTGAAAAAATCGTAAATATTCACACAAGCCGCGGGAGCAAAACATCGATGCACTCACCTCTTGCCGGAACACCCGAGGCTGCCGAACTGAAATCCGTTCTTTCAGAGATGAAATATAGCGGACTGATGACCTTCGAACTGGAAGATCTGAGTTTTGGACCGCATTCACATGCGGTTTGTCCGTATCCTTTCACCTATGATGAAAAAATTGCGATCCTTACCCGTGAAGTGAACGAGTTTTCGGATTGCCGATGTATTTAA
- a CDS encoding FkbM family methyltransferase yields the protein MPEIPFFDRVRYHLTKNQRTEDFYRHQYQKIYDRFYVKSNDCMEIAGLCLPVLSHERHPTREEAYYAMEIGDILYPALLGRYHYTDEGPYEWSDVRINKGDVVFDCGANLGVFSILAASKGAEVYAFEPIREARDILLKTLALNQKFAKQVHIVPCGVSDTCGNANFTILTDTLVGSSMVLNQQGRIETAPVTTIDAFCAENALTVDFIKADIEGAERRMLAGAKEILKTQGPQISVCTYHLPDDPKILRDLLLNANPHYRIVEKWKKIYAKI from the coding sequence ATGCCTGAGATACCGTTTTTTGACCGTGTACGGTATCATCTGACGAAAAACCAAAGGACGGAGGATTTTTACCGGCATCAGTATCAAAAAATCTACGACAGGTTCTACGTAAAATCCAATGACTGCATGGAAATAGCAGGGCTTTGTTTACCCGTCCTTTCGCACGAGAGACATCCTACCCGGGAAGAGGCGTATTATGCAATGGAGATCGGAGATATTCTCTACCCGGCGCTTCTTGGGAGATATCATTACACCGATGAAGGCCCCTATGAATGGAGTGATGTCAGGATCAATAAGGGAGATGTGGTCTTTGACTGCGGAGCAAATCTCGGCGTGTTTTCTATTCTTGCCGCATCGAAAGGTGCGGAGGTCTATGCATTCGAACCGATCAGGGAAGCACGGGATATCCTTTTGAAAACGCTTGCACTGAACCAAAAGTTCGCGAAACAGGTACATATAGTTCCCTGCGGAGTAAGCGACACGTGCGGAAATGCCAATTTTACGATCCTTACGGACACGCTTGTCGGCTCATCCATGGTCCTGAATCAGCAAGGGAGAATCGAAACGGCCCCAGTCACCACCATCGACGCATTTTGTGCTGAAAACGCTCTTACCGTGGATTTTATCAAAGCGGACATTGAAGGAGCGGAACGCAGAATGCTTGCCGGAGCAAAAGAGATCCTGAAAACCCAGGGACCACAAATCTCCGTATGCACCTATCATCTGCCGGATGATCCAAAAATACTGCGGGATCTTCTTCTAAATGCAAATCCACATTACAGGATCGTGGAAAAATGGAAGAAGATCTATGCTAAAATTTAA
- a CDS encoding lysylphosphatidylglycerol synthase transmembrane domain-containing protein, which translates to MDKSQKRWLFISLGISLAVLFVMLILTFDTSTLEELEECNLWFILLAFVMHIFSLGFWALRIKLMCRSLGYKVPFFHSFNLVCSNMFLAAVTPSQIGGEPVRVYELTKANVPGGEATAVVIMERVFDAIVLIAGTIISVFLLGLFFADLNFPEAYMMIAYIAAFVFAGLLLVFLIIAKNPVWSNKVLHKLLHIFGKNKSPDIIQEYQRKIDLHLGKFYVTLKHFTGKSKTGMFYGLLFSALYWVNEFIIASVLMVGLGLPPNFLLSFIFMILITVIMMIPLTPGGVGVAEVSMAGFYALIIPTSLIGVFVLLWRLIMYYFNLAIGFAASMIIVRREAKIQKDEPINL; encoded by the coding sequence ATGGATAAATCACAAAAGCGCTGGCTCTTTATTTCTCTTGGCATCAGCTTAGCGGTACTATTTGTGATGCTGATCTTAACCTTTGACACCTCGACGCTTGAGGAGCTGGAAGAGTGTAATCTCTGGTTCATTCTCTTGGCATTTGTCATGCATATCTTCTCGCTTGGCTTTTGGGCGCTGCGTATCAAACTTATGTGCAGATCGCTTGGATACAAAGTGCCGTTTTTCCACTCATTCAACCTCGTCTGTTCAAACATGTTCCTCGCAGCGGTTACTCCCTCGCAGATCGGCGGGGAACCTGTCAGAGTGTACGAATTGACCAAAGCCAATGTCCCCGGAGGAGAAGCTACTGCGGTCGTGATAATGGAGAGAGTGTTCGACGCGATCGTTCTTATAGCCGGAACCATTATCAGCGTATTCCTTCTGGGCCTGTTTTTTGCAGACCTCAACTTCCCCGAAGCATACATGATGATTGCGTACATTGCAGCCTTTGTCTTTGCGGGTCTTCTGCTTGTATTCCTGATCATTGCCAAAAATCCGGTATGGTCAAATAAGGTTTTACACAAACTGCTGCACATCTTCGGAAAAAACAAATCCCCGGATATCATTCAGGAGTATCAAAGAAAAATCGACCTGCATCTGGGAAAATTCTATGTGACCCTTAAGCACTTCACGGGAAAATCGAAGACCGGAATGTTTTACGGACTCCTCTTCAGTGCACTCTACTGGGTAAATGAATTTATCATCGCCTCCGTTCTCATGGTCGGACTCGGTCTGCCGCCGAACTTCCTGCTCTCGTTCATCTTCATGATCCTCATCACCGTGATCATGATGATACCCCTTACCCCGGGCGGCGTAGGGGTCGCCGAAGTTTCCATGGCAGGTTTCTATGCTCTGATAATCCCCACCTCGCTTATAGGAGTGTTTGTCCTCTTATGGCGGCTTATCATGTATTACTTCAACCTCGCCATCGGATTTGCAGCAAGCATGATTATTGTCCGCAGAGAGGCAAAAATCCAGAAAGATGAACCGATTAACCTGTAA
- the xseB gene encoding exodeoxyribonuclease VII small subunit, whose product MTKKESEPTYEEMIAELREIAKKLDDPNTPIEEAVNLHQRGMALIQKCETFLQKAELTITEVPQQSE is encoded by the coding sequence ATGACCAAAAAAGAATCCGAACCAACCTACGAAGAAATGATTGCAGAACTGCGCGAGATCGCAAAAAAGCTTGACGATCCAAACACCCCTATCGAAGAGGCAGTGAACCTCCACCAGCGGGGTATGGCACTTATCCAGAAATGCGAAACATTTCTCCAGAAAGCCGAGCTGACGATTACTGAGGTTCCTCAACAATCAGAGTAA
- a CDS encoding lysylphosphatidylglycerol synthase transmembrane domain-containing protein, with translation MDAKQKKFLWISIGLSLAVLLIVILLTFNEETIVAIQQLNPLYLLLAFMVHMLAMGFWATRIVVMCRSLGYKVPFFHSLNMVCAGQLIAAITPSQIGGEPVRIHELYKANVPVADATAVVLIERLLEAVLMVLGVMFAMGMFSFVYNNGEIPEGLIIAAWCGTAFFTGLLIILVAIMRKPELIKKLALKIGGLFMKKMNPEKVEKITGQILDGVDQFYNTFRLFAGKAKWGLFIGFILTFCLWACEYSVASIILMGLGYPPNVLLSIIFQLIIAVIMMLPLTPGAAGIAELAYAGFYSLIIPSSVVGLFVVLLRMILYYSNILIGFIASFLIVKREAANKKVISDDA, from the coding sequence ATGGATGCAAAGCAGAAAAAATTTCTCTGGATTTCAATAGGGCTTTCGCTCGCAGTCCTTCTTATTGTCATTCTTTTGACATTCAACGAGGAGACAATCGTTGCTATTCAGCAGTTAAACCCCTTATATCTGCTTCTTGCGTTTATGGTACATATGCTTGCCATGGGTTTCTGGGCAACCCGAATTGTGGTCATGTGCCGGTCTTTGGGATATAAAGTGCCGTTTTTCCACTCCCTCAATATGGTCTGCGCCGGGCAGCTGATAGCGGCTATAACCCCCTCACAAATAGGAGGAGAACCTGTCAGGATTCATGAACTGTATAAAGCCAATGTGCCGGTAGCAGACGCAACGGCGGTAGTCTTGATCGAAAGACTTCTGGAAGCGGTTCTCATGGTCTTGGGAGTAATGTTTGCCATGGGCATGTTTTCCTTCGTATACAATAATGGCGAGATCCCGGAGGGACTGATCATCGCTGCGTGGTGCGGGACGGCATTTTTCACCGGACTTTTGATCATTCTGGTCGCCATTATGCGAAAGCCGGAACTCATCAAAAAGCTCGCGCTGAAAATCGGAGGCCTGTTCATGAAGAAAATGAACCCTGAAAAGGTCGAAAAAATAACTGGACAGATACTAGACGGGGTCGATCAGTTCTACAACACATTCCGGCTCTTTGCCGGGAAAGCGAAATGGGGACTCTTTATTGGATTCATTCTGACGTTTTGTCTGTGGGCGTGCGAGTATTCAGTCGCCTCGATCATTCTTATGGGACTTGGATACCCGCCGAATGTACTCTTGTCGATCATCTTCCAGCTGATCATCGCGGTCATTATGATGTTGCCGCTGACCCCCGGAGCTGCCGGAATCGCAGAACTCGCCTATGCAGGATTTTATTCTCTCATCATTCCAAGTTCAGTTGTGGGTCTCTTTGTTGTCCTCCTGCGCATGATCCTGTATTATTCAAACATCCTCATCGGCTTTATCGCCAGTTTCCTGATCGTCAAACGTGAAGCGGCAAACAAGAAAGTGATATCCGACGATGCCTGA
- the larC gene encoding nickel pincer cofactor biosynthesis protein LarC codes for MRILVIDPRFGAAGDMILGALLGLGADREFVLRSVASVSKPEITNVLRAGIPATYIRTNTKKTTRNLSEILEIISAADASEQAKDIAKKVFTRIQNAEASVHQTEHVHFHEVGADDAISDILGSVSAILSLNVDAVHILPLSTGMGTVTCSHGIMPVPAPATAEILKASNLAVSLGSFEGELCTPTGAALLATFQEVFGTTVHSGKLLSSGAGAGTRDPSDHPNVLFAYIMDTGDEAGSVDVLETNVDDISGEVLSSVLSTMMNEGARDASVIPIVMKKGRPGYLIRVISLPRDAPRLAKILAHETGSLGVRCTPMIHRFIADRTIASTSVVINDRVYSVDVKIASMDGVVYSRKAEFDDLQRISDASGLPVRTVKRIVEEDVWKTP; via the coding sequence ATGCGTATTCTGGTAATTGATCCCCGTTTTGGCGCTGCAGGCGATATGATCCTTGGTGCCCTGCTCGGTCTTGGAGCAGACAGAGAGTTCGTTCTCCGGTCGGTAGCTTCCGTCTCGAAACCGGAGATCACAAACGTTCTCCGTGCCGGAATCCCGGCAACCTATATCAGGACCAATACGAAAAAAACGACCCGTAATCTTTCGGAAATACTGGAAATCATCTCTGCAGCAGATGCTTCAGAACAGGCAAAGGATATTGCAAAGAAGGTATTTACAAGAATCCAGAATGCAGAGGCGTCCGTCCACCAGACCGAACATGTTCATTTTCATGAGGTTGGTGCCGATGACGCAATTTCCGATATCCTTGGTTCCGTCTCGGCTATTTTATCATTGAACGTGGATGCGGTACATATTCTCCCGCTGTCAACAGGCATGGGCACGGTCACCTGTTCGCATGGAATAATGCCGGTCCCGGCCCCGGCAACGGCAGAGATTCTCAAGGCATCCAATCTCGCCGTCTCTCTCGGTTCGTTCGAGGGAGAACTCTGTACGCCAACCGGTGCGGCATTGCTTGCCACGTTCCAGGAAGTTTTCGGAACGACCGTTCACTCGGGAAAACTTCTCTCGTCGGGCGCAGGAGCCGGTACGCGTGATCCATCCGACCACCCGAATGTTCTTTTTGCATACATTATGGATACCGGGGATGAAGCGGGATCGGTTGACGTGCTCGAAACGAATGTTGATGATATTTCGGGTGAAGTTCTCTCCTCGGTCCTTTCGACGATGATGAATGAAGGGGCCCGCGATGCGTCTGTTATCCCTATCGTCATGAAAAAAGGCAGACCCGGTTATCTCATTCGAGTCATCTCTCTCCCGCGGGATGCCCCGCGTCTTGCAAAAATCCTTGCGCATGAGACCGGAAGTCTTGGCGTAAGATGCACCCCTATGATCCACCGGTTCATTGCAGACAGAACGATTGCGAGTACAAGCGTCGTCATAAATGACCGGGTCTACTCCGTTGACGTCAAAATTGCATCCATGGACGGCGTGGTCTATTCCCGCAAAGCCGAATTCGATGATCTTCAGCGAATCTCGGATGCATCCGGTCTTCCGGTTCGAACGGTAAAACGCATCGTCGAGGAAGATGTATGGAAGACGCCGTAA
- a CDS encoding prenyltransferase/squalene oxidase repeat-containing protein encodes MKEINNSDVLNWLLERDNPSIRYFTLTSLLGRDADDPEVKKAKHAIMTEGLVPQIMEIQNEDGSWGDPLRFYRDKYTGTSWTLLILAELGADPKDPGIKRACEFILNHSQEPMHGGFSYDTSAKTGTGLPGGVIPCLTGNMVFSLVKLGYQNDPRVTQAIEWITSYQRADDGIRQPAEGEPYDRLKMCFGAHSCHMGVAKTLKGLTAIPNHLRTIEINETIKMLTEYFLLHHLYKKSHNLQEVAKPGWLKPGFPLMYQTDILELLVIFHELGIRDARLQDAVDILKKKRLKNGTWKLESTFNGKTLVPIEKKGEPSKWITLRSLIVLKEYGIEP; translated from the coding sequence ATGAAAGAGATTAATAATTCTGACGTTCTGAACTGGCTTCTGGAAAGGGACAATCCCTCGATTCGTTATTTCACGCTCACATCCCTTTTGGGAAGAGATGCAGATGATCCTGAAGTGAAAAAAGCTAAGCACGCAATTATGACGGAGGGACTTGTTCCCCAAATCATGGAAATACAGAATGAGGACGGGTCATGGGGAGATCCTCTGCGGTTTTACAGAGACAAATACACAGGCACATCCTGGACTCTGCTGATTTTGGCGGAACTGGGTGCAGATCCAAAAGATCCGGGAATAAAACGAGCGTGCGAGTTTATACTCAATCATTCTCAGGAACCAATGCACGGCGGGTTTTCCTATGATACGAGTGCAAAAACCGGGACCGGACTTCCCGGCGGAGTAATTCCGTGTCTTACCGGAAACATGGTGTTCAGCCTCGTGAAACTGGGTTATCAAAACGATCCGAGAGTCACGCAGGCGATTGAGTGGATCACTTCTTACCAGCGGGCAGATGACGGCATACGTCAACCGGCAGAAGGAGAGCCGTATGACCGGCTCAAAATGTGCTTCGGCGCTCATTCGTGCCATATGGGAGTGGCCAAAACGCTAAAGGGGCTGACTGCGATCCCAAATCACCTGCGAACCATTGAAATCAATGAGACTATTAAAATGCTGACTGAGTATTTTTTGCTGCATCATCTCTATAAGAAAAGTCACAATCTTCAGGAAGTTGCCAAACCAGGCTGGCTGAAACCCGGTTTTCCTCTCATGTATCAGACCGACATTCTGGAACTGCTCGTTATTTTTCATGAGCTGGGAATTCGCGATGCAAGGCTGCAGGACGCTGTCGACATACTGAAAAAGAAGCGGCTGAAGAATGGAACCTGGAAACTGGAAAGTACGTTCAACGGCAAAACTCTTGTCCCGATCGAAAAAAAGGGAGAACCATCGAAATGGATAACTCTGAGATCCCTGATTGTTTTGAAAGAGTATGGAATCGAACCGTGA
- a CDS encoding hemolysin family protein: protein MVVYTNIIIFLILLICSAFFSASEVALVGISRAKVHTLSETGSRGRRLDKLKNNPDHFLITILIGNNIANVGAASLATAVALELFQNNGVAIATGVVTLLLLIFGEIGPKTYANRQMERVALFVATPIYFLTMLLSPLFYVYDRFRKKDHSPSVTEEEIREWIDVGEMEGAIEEEEKEMIYSVLKFNDTTAKEIMTPRPDVAVVEDTVTLEEAVSHFRETGFSRVPVYHDKTDNIVGTLNFKDLFNAYSTDNRKASVKSLMLDVYCVPESKKIDVLLRELQVRRVHMAIVLDEFGGFSGVVTFEDILEELVGDIMDESDGDEVSDIIPIGDGLYMIDAQVRVALLNERFDISLPEDPGNYETIGGLVFSQLGHIPRLGESIPLPGDHITLVVTKMRGRQILKVKMILAAPEYDDQDISGE from the coding sequence ATGGTAGTTTATACGAATATCATCATTTTTCTTATATTGCTGATTTGTTCGGCATTTTTTTCGGCTTCCGAAGTCGCTCTTGTAGGTATCAGCCGTGCAAAAGTTCATACACTTTCAGAAACAGGAAGCCGCGGCAGGCGTCTGGATAAATTAAAAAATAATCCGGATCATTTTCTGATCACGATCCTGATCGGAAACAATATCGCAAACGTCGGGGCCGCATCTCTTGCGACCGCCGTTGCTTTGGAATTATTCCAGAATAACGGCGTCGCGATCGCGACGGGAGTTGTCACCCTTCTGCTGCTGATATTTGGGGAGATAGGTCCAAAAACCTACGCCAATCGTCAGATGGAGCGGGTCGCACTGTTCGTTGCAACACCGATTTATTTCCTTACCATGCTCCTCTCGCCGCTCTTCTATGTCTATGACCGGTTCCGGAAGAAGGATCATTCACCGTCCGTAACTGAAGAAGAGATCCGTGAATGGATCGATGTCGGAGAGATGGAAGGGGCGATTGAAGAGGAAGAGAAGGAGATGATCTACTCGGTTCTCAAATTCAACGACACGACTGCAAAGGAGATCATGACGCCGAGGCCCGATGTTGCGGTTGTTGAGGATACGGTAACACTTGAAGAAGCGGTATCCCATTTCAGGGAAACCGGTTTTTCGCGTGTACCGGTCTATCATGACAAAACCGACAATATTGTCGGAACCCTCAACTTCAAGGATCTCTTTAATGCCTACTCGACGGATAACCGCAAGGCCTCGGTCAAGAGCCTGATGCTTGACGTTTACTGCGTGCCTGAATCGAAAAAGATCGATGTTCTTCTTCGTGAACTTCAGGTCAGGCGTGTTCATATGGCGATCGTTCTGGACGAGTTCGGCGGATTTTCCGGTGTCGTGACCTTCGAGGACATTCTCGAGGAACTCGTCGGCGATATCATGGATGAATCCGACGGGGATGAAGTCTCGGATATCATCCCGATCGGCGACGGTCTGTATATGATCGATGCCCAGGTCCGTGTGGCCCTGCTGAATGAACGGTTTGATATTTCACTGCCCGAAGATCCGGGTAATTACGAAACGATCGGCGGCCTCGTCTTCTCGCAGTTGGGTCATATCCCTCGTCTCGGAGAGTCGATCCCGCTCCCGGGAGATCATATTACCCTCGTTGTTACCAAGATGCGGGGTAGACAGATCCTTAAAGTCAAGATGATTCTCGCCGCCCCTGAATATGACGATCAGGATATAAGCGGGGAGTAA